A window of the Spirochaetaceae bacterium genome harbors these coding sequences:
- the rpsT gene encoding 30S ribosomal protein S20 gives MPNSRDSAKRDRKAKAVRLVNRSAKSAVRTIVKKVEKQIAAGDKANATEDVKKMVKALDTAARKGLFSKNAVARKKSRLQKKINKLV, from the coding sequence TTGCCTAATTCAAGAGATTCCGCTAAACGCGACCGTAAAGCAAAGGCTGTGCGTTTAGTTAACAGAAGCGCTAAAAGCGCTGTTAGAACTATTGTTAAAAAAGTTGAAAAGCAAATAGCGGCCGGTGACAAAGCTAATGCCACCGAAGATGTAAAAAAAATGGTAAAAGCTTTAGATACGGCGGCTCGTAAAGGGTTGTTTAGTAAAAATGCGGTAGCCAGAAAAAAATCGCGGCTGCAAAAAAAGATTAATAAGTTAGTTTAA
- a CDS encoding integration host factor subunit beta: protein MTTGQIAEPRGKLTKAEIIENIHNEMAKDGLHFSKKDVHKVLEAFFTEVKSGLIIGRVVELRGFGTFELRLRKGREKARNPRTGETLSVESHSVAVFRAGKELKDKVWPVKP from the coding sequence ATGACAACAGGACAAATTGCAGAGCCGCGAGGCAAACTTACTAAAGCAGAAATTATTGAGAATATCCATAATGAAATGGCTAAAGATGGCCTTCATTTTAGTAAAAAAGATGTCCATAAGGTACTTGAAGCTTTTTTTACCGAAGTAAAATCCGGCTTAATTATTGGCCGTGTGGTAGAATTAAGAGGTTTTGGTACTTTTGAACTTAGGCTGCGTAAAGGCCGCGAAAAAGCCCGTAACCCGCGCACCGGCGAAACTTTATCGGTAGAAAGCCATAGCGTAGCTGTATTTAGGGCCGGTAAAGAGCTAAAAGACAAAGTTTGGCCCGTTAAGCCTTAG
- the hemW gene encoding radical SAM family heme chaperone HemW has product MLNIDKNKLKIDNNLSLYLHIPFCLSKCHYCDFFSQPNISINQQQIFASKVLRHIDSFFNYLDINKLSTLYIGGGTPSILPEDSLFSILQLIKKYSPLEATIEVNPQQVNPSLLNFLFDNGVTRISMGLQSLDEEALKIVNRPTTYEQMMNALNLLAAYRQKVNIDIIAGLSNRQKFNETINKLLEINPSHISFYSLTIEEDTPLFNKQRLLPNVQEQEHQWFLGRKKLIKAGYHNYEISNYAKNNCYSRHNLAYWQGKSYLGVGAGAASTLYYNDATAIRLVGTEDLTDWFNEEDITKLYISEELTKKELIFESFMLSLRTSVGLDKAKFKERFGQDSETYLGSLSPKALSCLSSNEKYIKVNHKGKLFLNNLLHELKEII; this is encoded by the coding sequence ATGCTTAATATCGACAAAAATAAACTTAAGATTGATAACAACCTTTCGCTTTATCTTCATATCCCTTTTTGCTTAAGTAAATGCCATTACTGCGATTTTTTTTCGCAGCCAAATATTTCTATTAATCAGCAGCAAATATTTGCAAGCAAGGTTCTCCGCCATATTGATAGTTTCTTTAATTATTTAGATATTAATAAATTATCAACGCTTTATATTGGTGGCGGTACCCCAAGTATTTTGCCTGAAGATAGTTTATTCTCTATTTTACAGCTGATTAAAAAATATAGTCCATTGGAAGCTACCATCGAGGTAAACCCGCAGCAAGTTAATCCAAGTTTATTAAATTTTTTATTTGATAACGGTGTTACCCGTATTAGTATGGGTTTACAGAGTTTAGATGAAGAGGCTTTAAAAATTGTTAATCGCCCTACCACTTATGAACAAATGATGAATGCGCTTAATTTATTGGCCGCTTATCGGCAAAAAGTTAATATCGATATTATAGCGGGCCTTTCCAATCGGCAGAAATTTAACGAAACTATTAACAAATTATTAGAGATAAATCCTTCCCACATATCTTTTTATAGTTTAACTATCGAAGAAGATACCCCGCTTTTTAACAAGCAGCGCCTCCTACCGAATGTTCAAGAGCAAGAACATCAATGGTTTTTAGGCCGTAAAAAATTAATAAAGGCAGGGTATCATAACTACGAAATATCTAACTATGCTAAAAATAACTGCTACAGCCGGCATAATTTGGCCTATTGGCAAGGTAAAAGTTATTTAGGGGTTGGGGCAGGAGCAGCTTCTACTTTATATTATAACGATGCCACAGCCATAAGGTTAGTTGGGACAGAAGACTTAACCGATTGGTTTAACGAAGAAGATATAACAAAACTTTACATTAGCGAAGAACTTACTAAAAAAGAGCTGATATTTGAAAGCTTTATGCTAAGTTTACGCACCAGTGTAGGTCTTGATAAGGCTAAATTTAAAGAACGTTTTGGCCAAGATAGTGAAACTTACTTAGGCAGCTTAAGCCCTAAAGCATTAAGCTGCCTAAGTAGCAATGAAAAATATATTAAAGTTAACCATAAAGGAAAACTCTTTTTAAATAACTTACTGCACGAATTAAAAGAAATTATTTAA
- the mutM gene encoding bifunctional DNA-formamidopyrimidine glycosylase/DNA-(apurinic or apyrimidinic site) lyase — translation MPELPEVETIKNGLSPLIGRQVTAVNILDSHLRRTPPADLNKLVGQSLLTLERRAKYIIMQFNQDALVVHLGMTGKLLFDPSPKHDRVSWHFTEGQLYYNDVRRFGYVDWLHNINFNKLGIEPLTADFTADYLFEQIKSHREAIKLFLLSQDKVVGLGNIYVCEALFMAKISPFKSCNLITYADCTALVPAIKEVLTKAITLGGSTLRDYRLSDGGLGGFQDEFLVYGRSGEPCFSCGTAIERTKQGGRSSFYCPKCQAG, via the coding sequence ATGCCAGAACTCCCCGAAGTAGAAACAATAAAAAATGGCCTTAGTCCTTTAATTGGCCGACAAGTTACGGCGGTTAATATTCTTGATAGCCACTTACGTCGGACACCTCCGGCCGATTTAAATAAGTTAGTAGGCCAAAGTTTACTTACTTTAGAACGGCGTGCTAAATACATTATTATGCAATTTAACCAAGATGCCTTAGTTGTCCATTTGGGTATGACCGGTAAATTACTTTTTGACCCTAGCCCTAAACACGATAGAGTAAGCTGGCACTTTACTGAGGGGCAGCTTTACTACAACGATGTGCGCCGTTTTGGTTATGTTGATTGGCTGCATAATATTAACTTTAACAAATTAGGTATCGAGCCTTTAACTGCCGATTTTACCGCCGATTACCTTTTTGAGCAAATCAAAAGCCATCGTGAGGCCATTAAGTTATTTTTACTTAGTCAAGATAAAGTAGTCGGGCTTGGTAATATTTATGTGTGCGAGGCTTTATTTATGGCCAAAATTTCTCCCTTTAAATCTTGCAACTTAATAACTTACGCCGATTGTACGGCCTTAGTACCGGCCATTAAAGAGGTACTCACCAAAGCCATCACTTTAGGCGGCTCTACCCTGCGTGATTACCGCTTAAGTGATGGCGGCTTGGGCGGCTTTCAAGATGAATTTTTAGTCTACGGCCGCAGCGGCGAACCCTGTTTTAGTTGCGGCACAGCGATAGAGCGCACCAAACAAGGCGGCCGAAGCAGTTTTTATTGCCCTAAATGCCAAGCAGGCTAG
- a CDS encoding D-2-hydroxyacid dehydrogenase: MKKLVVLDKLPLDDGQLNWLPLEALTAVTYYDNTLPGQLTEHLKAAEMVLTNKVVLNRDILAANPQLKYIGVMATGFNVVDVQAAKELGIIVTNIPSYSTDSVAELIMAFILEASKKVVIHNNAVHKGDWANSPLFAFYNNTLTEIKGKTLGIIGFGNIGQRVAQLADAFGMLIKCYVPRPKAEPNLPNFKFVSLDDLLTESDYLALCCPLTADNNQLINKANINKMKKTAYLINTGRGGLINEADLAAALNSGRLAGASVDVLSSEPPSAANPLLSAKNIVITPHIAWATLEARIRLVAILTENVKAYLAGTPQNQVNK; the protein is encoded by the coding sequence ATGAAAAAATTGGTAGTGCTTGATAAACTCCCCCTTGACGATGGCCAGCTCAACTGGTTACCGCTAGAGGCTTTAACGGCCGTTACTTATTATGATAACACTTTACCCGGCCAATTAACCGAACATTTAAAGGCTGCCGAAATGGTTTTAACCAACAAAGTGGTACTTAACCGCGACATTTTAGCGGCTAATCCGCAGTTAAAATATATTGGGGTAATGGCCACCGGCTTTAATGTTGTTGATGTACAGGCTGCTAAAGAATTAGGTATAATTGTAACTAATATACCAAGTTATAGCACTGATAGCGTGGCCGAGCTTATTATGGCTTTTATTTTAGAGGCCAGTAAAAAAGTTGTAATCCATAATAATGCCGTGCATAAAGGCGATTGGGCCAATAGCCCGCTATTTGCTTTTTATAATAATACGCTTACCGAGATAAAAGGCAAAACTTTAGGAATTATCGGTTTTGGTAACATTGGACAGCGCGTGGCTCAACTGGCCGATGCCTTTGGCATGCTTATTAAATGTTACGTGCCGCGCCCTAAAGCCGAGCCTAATCTGCCAAATTTTAAATTTGTAAGCTTAGATGATTTACTGACCGAAAGTGATTATCTTGCATTATGTTGCCCTTTAACCGCCGATAATAACCAGTTAATTAACAAGGCTAACATCAATAAAATGAAGAAAACCGCTTACCTGATTAACACCGGCAGAGGCGGTTTAATTAATGAAGCCGATTTAGCCGCTGCCTTAAATAGCGGCCGTCTTGCCGGCGCCTCCGTTGATGTGCTAAGCAGCGAACCGCCTAGCGCTGCCAACCCGCTTCTTAGTGCTAAAAACATAGTTATTACTCCGCACATTGCTTGGGCCACTTTAGAGGCACGGATTAGGTTAGTAGCCATTTTAACCGAAAATGTTAAAGCTTATTTAGCCGGGACACCACAAAACCAAGTAAATAAATAA